The following proteins are encoded in a genomic region of Amycolatopsis sulphurea:
- a CDS encoding Uma2 family endonuclease: protein MNVRCSESRLLIPDFVVVTCAEADTTRYQASEVLLAAEIESPSTRVQDRIFKKALYAEALIPYYLLVDPEQKSATLFALADGEYAPHTKSESGVLSLTEPFTAEVDLRG, encoded by the coding sequence GTGAACGTCCGATGCTCGGAAAGCCGGTTGCTGATCCCGGATTTCGTCGTGGTCACCTGCGCGGAGGCGGATACCACCCGGTATCAGGCATCCGAGGTGCTGCTCGCCGCGGAGATCGAGTCGCCGTCCACTCGGGTGCAGGACCGGATCTTCAAGAAGGCGCTCTACGCCGAGGCGCTCATCCCATATTACCTTCTCGTCGATCCGGAGCAGAAGTCGGCCACTCTGTTCGCGCTCGCCGACGGTGAGTATGCGCCGCATACGAAGAGTGAGAGTGGGGTGCTTTCGCTGACCGAACCGTTCACGGCGGAGGTGGATCTGCGCGGCTGA
- the lgt gene encoding prolipoprotein diacylglyceryl transferase, with protein sequence MYSAAFLATIPSPDRGVWHLGPIPIRAYALCIIAGIVLAIWWGERRWAARGGTKGTVLDVAVFAVPFGLVGGRIYHVITDPELYFTAGKNPWNAFAIWDGGLGIWGAVALGAVGAWIACRRKGVPLPAMADALAPGIVAAQAIGRIGNYFNQELYGAHTDLPWGLEIYQRFNPQTGAPDGLTGVATGHIPLPDSPVQPTFLYELIWNLLVAGLVVLADRRFKLGHGRAFALYVAGYTVGRCWIELLRTDTANHILGLRVNVWTSILVFAGALAYFVLAARRGPRESPESLRSKGDERDESPPLSGSASTSDTKPDAGPDAKTDGDADDPPARDEVPASSRPEKEKPDES encoded by the coding sequence GTGTACTCCGCAGCCTTCCTGGCCACGATCCCGAGCCCCGACCGCGGGGTCTGGCATCTGGGCCCGATCCCGATCCGCGCCTACGCGCTCTGCATCATCGCCGGCATCGTGCTGGCGATCTGGTGGGGGGAGCGCCGCTGGGCAGCCCGCGGCGGGACCAAGGGGACGGTGCTCGACGTCGCCGTGTTCGCGGTGCCGTTCGGGCTGGTCGGCGGCCGGATCTACCATGTGATCACCGATCCGGAGCTGTACTTCACCGCGGGCAAGAACCCGTGGAACGCCTTCGCCATCTGGGACGGCGGGCTGGGCATCTGGGGCGCGGTCGCACTCGGTGCGGTCGGTGCCTGGATCGCCTGCCGCCGCAAGGGCGTCCCGCTGCCCGCGATGGCCGACGCGCTCGCGCCGGGCATCGTCGCCGCGCAGGCGATCGGCCGGATCGGCAACTACTTCAACCAGGAACTCTACGGCGCACACACGGATCTGCCGTGGGGCCTGGAGATCTACCAGCGGTTCAACCCGCAGACCGGCGCGCCGGACGGGCTCACCGGCGTGGCCACCGGGCACATCCCGCTGCCGGACAGCCCGGTGCAGCCGACCTTCCTCTACGAGCTGATCTGGAACCTGCTCGTGGCCGGCCTGGTGGTCCTGGCCGACCGCCGGTTCAAGCTCGGCCACGGCCGCGCGTTCGCGCTCTACGTCGCGGGCTACACCGTGGGCCGCTGCTGGATCGAGCTGCTGCGCACCGACACCGCCAACCACATCCTCGGCCTGCGGGTCAACGTGTGGACCTCGATCCTGGTCTTCGCCGGGGCGCTAGCGTACTTCGTCCTGGCCGCTCGGCGCGGTCCGCGCGAGTCCCCGGAATCCTTGCGCAGCAAGGGCGACGAGCGGGATGAGAGTCCGCCGCTGTCCGGCTCGGCGTCCACTTCGGACACCAAGCCGGACGCCGGGCCGGACGCGAAGACGGACGGGGACGCGGACGATCCGCCCGCCCGGGACGAGGTGCCCGCCTCGTCGCGTCCGGAAAAGGAAAAACCCGACGAATCCTGA
- a CDS encoding amidohydrolase family protein produces MTALLDFVAEAPLVDHHCHGVVTHDPGREEFERMLTEADVVSPLGVSLFDSLIGLAVRARCAPVLDLPKHAPAQDYLGRRAELGAGEVNRRFLRATGTTDFLLDGGFLPGSLTTTAEFTDLAQARAHDIVRLEQVAEDVVRAGTSAAGFAAAFDAELTRRAAGAVGVKSIAAYRVGLELSGARPAPAEVAAAAGRWFAGIEAGAPVRLADEVLHRHLIWAGVERGLPVQFHVGYGDSNVDLHRCDPLLLTGLLRATRGSGVPILLLHNYPFHRNAAYLAQVFEHVFADVGLCTHNAGFRASALLAELLELIPFGKLLFSTDAFGLAELYHLGSTLFRQGLSDFLRTALAAGELSEVDARRLVRLAGHENAARIYRLESR; encoded by the coding sequence ATGACCGCACTGCTGGACTTCGTGGCGGAGGCGCCGCTTGTCGATCACCACTGCCACGGTGTCGTCACCCACGATCCCGGCCGGGAAGAGTTCGAGCGGATGCTGACCGAGGCCGACGTGGTCTCGCCGCTGGGAGTGTCCCTGTTCGACTCGCTGATCGGGCTCGCCGTGCGGGCGCGGTGCGCGCCGGTGCTCGACCTGCCGAAGCACGCGCCGGCGCAGGACTATCTCGGGCGGCGGGCCGAGTTGGGCGCGGGCGAGGTCAACCGGCGGTTCCTGCGTGCCACCGGGACCACCGACTTCCTGCTTGACGGCGGTTTCCTGCCGGGCTCACTGACCACCACGGCCGAGTTCACGGACCTAGCGCAGGCCCGTGCTCACGACATCGTCCGGCTGGAGCAGGTGGCCGAGGACGTCGTCCGCGCGGGAACCAGTGCCGCCGGGTTTGCTGCGGCCTTCGACGCTGAGCTGACCCGGCGCGCGGCTGGTGCGGTGGGTGTCAAGTCGATCGCGGCGTATCGGGTCGGGCTTGAGTTGTCCGGGGCACGCCCGGCGCCCGCCGAGGTCGCGGCCGCTGCGGGGCGGTGGTTTGCCGGGATCGAGGCGGGGGCGCCGGTCCGGCTGGCCGACGAGGTACTCCACCGTCACCTGATCTGGGCAGGCGTCGAGCGTGGGCTGCCGGTGCAGTTCCACGTCGGCTACGGCGATTCCAACGTCGACCTGCACCGCTGCGACCCGCTCCTGCTCACGGGGCTGCTGCGCGCGACCCGGGGCAGCGGGGTACCGATCCTGTTGCTGCACAACTATCCCTTCCACCGCAACGCGGCGTACCTCGCCCAGGTCTTCGAGCACGTGTTCGCCGACGTCGGCCTCTGCACGCACAACGCCGGGTTCCGCGCGTCCGCGCTGCTGGCCGAGCTGCTGGAGCTGATCCCGTTCGGCAAGCTGCTGTTCTCCACCGACGCGTTCGGCCTCGCCGAGCTGTACCACCTCGGCAGCACGCTGTTCCGCCAAGGCCTGTCCGATTTCCTGCGCACCGCGCTCGCCGCCGGCGAACTGTCCGAAGTGGACGCCAGACGGCTGGTGCGGCTGGCCGGGCACGAGAACGCGGCCCGGATCTACCGACTGGAGTCCCGATGA
- a CDS encoding M20 metallopeptidase family protein produces the protein MTGFVTHWRTALAAELPAAIELRHRLHADPRGSGDEEDTARVVAAAIGAGEGERAAKTGRLIDLPSEHPGPAVALRAELDALPVTERTGVAWASKSGLMHACGHDVHLAALTAVCRSARRVELPKPLVAILQPREETAPSGAQGLVGSGLLEEHDVDTVIAAHVQPRLAYGVVSAAPGPVNASTDEFEIVVHGQGGHAGYPHLLRDPVLALSQLVVSLQQVAGRRIDPVHGAVCTVGRIQAGTAANVVPNTASALGSLRLMRGSDREHALAILTEIVHATARAYGCTAELRISPCEPVLVNDPALATAAQAWLLRGGADLDVDFRSFGADDFAHYCGDGIRGLMLFAGLGDTAGAPSLHDERFLPGDDAVGLVADALLAGYLAAVSGPEYPGVSATGS, from the coding sequence ATGACCGGGTTCGTCACCCACTGGCGCACCGCGCTGGCCGCGGAACTGCCCGCCGCGATCGAGCTGCGGCACCGCCTGCACGCCGACCCCCGCGGTTCCGGCGACGAGGAGGACACCGCCCGCGTGGTGGCCGCCGCGATCGGCGCCGGTGAGGGCGAGCGCGCCGCCAAGACCGGACGGCTGATCGATCTGCCGAGCGAGCACCCCGGCCCCGCGGTGGCGCTGCGCGCCGAGCTGGACGCGCTCCCGGTGACCGAGCGCACCGGCGTGGCCTGGGCGTCGAAATCCGGGCTGATGCACGCCTGCGGTCACGATGTGCACCTCGCCGCGCTGACCGCGGTGTGCCGCTCGGCGCGGCGGGTCGAGCTGCCGAAGCCGCTGGTCGCGATCCTCCAGCCGAGGGAGGAGACGGCCCCCTCCGGCGCGCAGGGCCTGGTCGGGTCCGGGCTGCTGGAAGAGCACGACGTGGACACGGTGATCGCCGCGCACGTACAGCCCCGCCTCGCTTACGGCGTGGTCTCGGCTGCACCGGGCCCGGTCAACGCGTCCACCGATGAGTTCGAGATCGTCGTGCACGGGCAGGGCGGGCACGCCGGCTATCCGCATCTGCTGCGTGACCCGGTCCTCGCGCTGAGCCAGCTCGTCGTGAGCCTGCAGCAGGTGGCCGGCCGCCGGATCGACCCGGTGCACGGCGCGGTCTGCACGGTCGGGCGGATCCAGGCGGGCACCGCGGCGAACGTGGTGCCCAATACCGCGTCCGCGCTCGGCTCGCTGCGGCTGATGCGCGGCAGCGACCGGGAACACGCCCTGGCGATACTGACCGAGATAGTGCACGCCACCGCTCGTGCCTACGGCTGCACGGCGGAGCTGCGGATCAGCCCGTGCGAACCGGTGCTGGTCAACGATCCCGCGCTCGCCACCGCCGCGCAGGCCTGGCTGCTGCGCGGCGGCGCCGATCTCGACGTGGACTTTCGTTCGTTCGGTGCGGACGACTTCGCGCACTACTGCGGCGACGGGATCCGCGGGCTGATGTTGTTCGCCGGACTGGGGGACACCGCGGGCGCGCCGAGCCTGCACGACGAGCGGTTCCTGCCCGGCGACGACGCGGTCGGGCTGGTCGCGGACGCACTGCTGGCCGGTTACCTCGCCGCGGTCTCCGGTCCCGAGTACCCCGGGGTGTCCGCGACCGGTTCGTGA
- a CDS encoding glutamine synthetase family protein — protein MARAGVELVAMTFVDNSGISRVKAVPVGRLAEVAAWGVGASKAFDFFLCTDEIATGTYSLGPVGDLRLHPDLDALTVLAAQPGWAWAPVWKYDQDGVPHPQDARALAATAADRLAAQGLSARLAFELEWVITDTDGVPIAGPAYGYSRLSAHSGYLRTLVSTLDSQHGAVEQIHPEYAAGQFELSVAATDPVHAADLAVLIRETVRTVSAAHGFRASFTPKFTPGGVGNGGHVHLSLWDGERNLCAGGTGPFGLTDTAAAFAAGIFARLPALLAIGTPSVLSYLRLEPHHWAGVFTAWGWENREAPLRLIRGADGQRETAANLEVKCFDLTANPYLVVAALLFAGLSGVTTGATLPAPVDVDPGLLGPDAAADAGVTRLPRSLAEAVAAFEADDVLPAAFGPPLATTLMDIRRAELSALGELAPDDLCTVMRWLH, from the coding sequence CTGGCGCGGGCCGGGGTGGAGCTGGTCGCGATGACCTTCGTGGACAATTCCGGGATTTCGCGGGTCAAGGCGGTGCCGGTGGGGCGGCTCGCGGAGGTCGCCGCCTGGGGTGTCGGGGCGTCGAAGGCGTTCGACTTCTTCCTCTGCACCGACGAGATCGCCACCGGGACGTATTCGCTCGGACCGGTCGGCGATCTGCGGCTGCATCCCGATCTCGACGCACTGACCGTGCTCGCCGCACAGCCGGGCTGGGCGTGGGCGCCGGTGTGGAAATACGACCAGGACGGCGTCCCGCATCCGCAGGACGCGCGGGCACTCGCCGCAACGGCGGCTGATCGGCTCGCCGCGCAAGGGCTTTCCGCCCGGCTGGCCTTCGAACTCGAATGGGTGATCACGGACACCGACGGGGTACCGATCGCCGGACCGGCGTACGGCTATTCGCGACTGAGCGCGCACTCCGGCTACCTCCGCACATTGGTGTCTACTTTGGACAGCCAGCATGGTGCGGTGGAACAGATCCACCCGGAGTACGCCGCCGGCCAGTTCGAACTGTCCGTTGCGGCAACGGATCCGGTGCACGCGGCGGATCTGGCCGTGCTGATCCGGGAAACGGTGCGCACGGTGAGCGCGGCGCACGGGTTCCGCGCATCGTTCACGCCGAAGTTCACCCCCGGCGGCGTCGGCAACGGCGGGCACGTGCACTTGAGCCTGTGGGACGGCGAGCGAAACCTGTGCGCGGGCGGGACCGGCCCGTTCGGGCTGACCGATACCGCGGCGGCGTTCGCCGCCGGGATTTTCGCCCGGCTACCCGCACTGCTCGCCATAGGTACCCCATCCGTGCTCAGCTATCTGCGGCTGGAGCCGCACCATTGGGCAGGCGTGTTCACCGCCTGGGGCTGGGAAAACCGGGAAGCACCCCTCCGGCTGATCCGCGGCGCGGACGGACAGCGCGAAACAGCGGCGAACCTGGAGGTGAAGTGCTTCGACCTCACCGCCAACCCGTACCTCGTGGTGGCCGCACTGCTGTTCGCCGGCCTCTCCGGAGTGACGACCGGTGCGACGCTGCCCGCCCCGGTCGACGTCGACCCCGGACTGCTCGGCCCCGACGCGGCCGCCGACGCAGGCGTCACTCGCTTGCCGCGATCACTGGCAGAGGCCGTCGCCGCCTTCGAAGCGGACGACGTCCTCCCCGCCGCCTTCGGCCCACCACTCGCCACGACGCTGATGGACATCCGCCGCGCCGAACTGTCCGCGTTGGGCGAACTCGCTCCGGACGACTTGTGCACGGTGATGCGCTGGCTGCACTGA